From a region of the Fimbriimonadaceae bacterium genome:
- a CDS encoding FAD-binding protein: protein MSRTLVVAFGPADVAPATGVAASLGHPYDVLLLTGDAPAPGAGRLITTNLAEVPPSDAAATGIHSLADSYTSFVSASSMASKDVMARLAGLLDAAMVTDIVAIEGPGRFVRPVVAGAALATVETLGHPVVLTFRPASFGPADGPSPAAEPMSLPFEGTTTRVGRSGGTGGRPDLTQAKVVVSGGRPLGDAATFEKLIGGLADKLGGAVGATRAAVDNGIAPNELQVGQTGKVVAPDLYIAAGISGSTQHMAGIKDSKVIVAINKDPEAPIFEAADLGLVADLFDAVPELTDKV, encoded by the coding sequence GTGAGCCGCACTTTGGTCGTCGCCTTCGGGCCCGCCGACGTCGCCCCGGCGACCGGCGTCGCCGCGTCCCTGGGCCACCCCTATGACGTCCTCCTCCTGACGGGCGACGCACCCGCACCCGGGGCCGGGCGTCTCATCACGACGAACTTGGCCGAGGTCCCGCCCTCCGACGCGGCGGCCACCGGGATCCACAGCCTGGCCGACTCCTACACCTCCTTCGTCTCCGCGTCTTCGATGGCGAGCAAAGACGTCATGGCCCGGCTCGCCGGGCTCCTCGACGCGGCCATGGTCACCGACATCGTCGCCATCGAGGGCCCGGGCCGCTTTGTGCGCCCCGTCGTCGCCGGCGCGGCCCTGGCCACCGTCGAGACCTTGGGCCACCCGGTCGTCCTCACCTTCCGGCCCGCCTCATTTGGCCCCGCCGACGGCCCGTCGCCCGCGGCCGAACCCATGTCCTTGCCTTTCGAAGGGACCACCACCCGCGTCGGTCGGTCTGGCGGGACGGGTGGACGCCCCGACTTGACCCAGGCCAAAGTGGTCGTCAGCGGGGGACGCCCACTCGGCGACGCCGCGACCTTTGAGAAGCTGATCGGCGGCTTGGCCGACAAACTCGGTGGCGCGGTCGGTGCGACCCGCGCGGCGGTGGACAACGGGATCGCCCCGAACGAACTCCAAGTCGGCCAGACCGGAAAGGTCGTCGCCCCCGACCTCTACATCGCCGCAGGCATCAGCGGCAGCACCCAGCACATGGCGGGGATCAAGGACAGCAAGGTCATCGTGGCGATCAACAAGGATCCCGAGGCACCGATCTTCGAGGCGGCTGACTTGGGGCTAGTGGCCGACCTCTTTGACGCAGTGCCCGAGTTGACCGACAAGGTCTGA
- a CDS encoding electron transfer flavoprotein subunit beta/FixA family protein: protein MKILVPVKRVVDPFAKVKALADGCGLDTASAKFDVNPFDEIAVEEAVRKKEADPTVQVTVASIGPAACEDQLRKALAIGADDAVLVETDDQLDPSVVAAELAALVHELKPDLVLMGKQATDDDGNQVGQMLAAKLGWPQATFASKLSLDGGKVTVTRETDTGEETLELPFPAVVTADLRLNEPRYIALPGIIKARSKPLAKRARLTHAHPKLKVVGYSAPPTRPAGRKVGSVDELVAALRERGVLA, encoded by the coding sequence ATGAAAATCCTCGTCCCGGTCAAGCGGGTCGTCGACCCCTTCGCCAAGGTCAAGGCCCTGGCCGACGGTTGCGGCCTCGACACCGCCTCGGCCAAGTTCGATGTCAACCCGTTCGACGAGATCGCCGTCGAAGAGGCGGTGCGCAAGAAGGAAGCCGACCCGACCGTCCAGGTCACCGTCGCGAGCATCGGCCCTGCCGCTTGCGAAGACCAACTGCGCAAGGCCCTCGCCATCGGCGCCGACGACGCCGTCCTCGTCGAGACTGATGACCAACTCGACCCGAGCGTCGTGGCCGCCGAACTCGCCGCCCTCGTCCACGAGTTGAAGCCCGACCTTGTCCTGATGGGCAAACAGGCCACCGACGACGACGGCAACCAGGTCGGGCAAATGCTGGCCGCTAAGCTCGGTTGGCCTCAGGCGACCTTCGCGAGCAAGTTGTCCCTCGACGGCGGCAAAGTCACCGTCACCCGCGAGACCGACACCGGTGAAGAGACGCTGGAACTCCCCTTCCCCGCCGTGGTCACCGCAGACCTCCGCCTGAACGAGCCCCGTTACATCGCCTTGCCCGGCATCATCAAGGCCCGGTCCAAGCCTTTGGCAAAGCGGGCCCGGCTCACCCACGCCCACCCTAAACTGAAGGTCGTCGGCTACTCCGCTCCGCCGACTCGTCCGGCCGGCCGAAAGGTCGGATCGGTGGACGAGCTCGTCGCCGCGCTCCGCGAGCGGGGGGTGCTGGCGTGA
- the trmFO gene encoding methylenetetrahydrofolate--tRNA-(uracil(54)-C(5))-methyltransferase (FADH(2)-oxidizing) TrmFO, with amino-acid sequence MTPRVTVVGGGFAGVECAWALARRGFPCRLVEMRPVRMTEAHQTDLLSELVCSNSFKSQDPDTPAGQLKAEMKALGSLVIPSGESHSVPGGSALAVDRNLYAQAVTAAVDAEPLIDVVRREFTPSDAEDALGRGEKIVLATGPLTTGELGGWLAAQTGQEHLYFYDAVAPTVDASTLDRDVVFAQSRYDKGEGDDYLNCPFDKEQYEAFVDALLAAEQVPLKDFEKPVFFEGCKPIEEIARKGKDSLRFGNFKPVGLRDPRTGRRPWAVLQLRPENREKTLYSMVACQTRLKWGPQQQVLRMVPGLEQAEFVRLGVVHRNTYVNAPAALTSTLELVARPGVFLAGQITGVEGYVESAATGIYVGLALAKVLSGERPVQPPRHCAYGSLVSHLQDTTERDFAPMNINWGLFPDPPEDPRHKSDRRRLKLEAARAAFASWVGHA; translated from the coding sequence ATGACCCCGCGGGTCACCGTGGTCGGCGGGGGGTTCGCCGGGGTGGAGTGCGCCTGGGCCCTGGCCCGCCGTGGCTTCCCCTGCCGCTTGGTCGAGATGCGCCCGGTGAGGATGACCGAGGCGCACCAGACCGACCTCCTGTCCGAACTTGTCTGTTCCAACAGCTTCAAATCTCAGGACCCCGACACACCGGCCGGACAACTCAAGGCCGAGATGAAGGCCCTCGGCTCGTTGGTCATTCCAAGTGGCGAGTCCCACAGCGTCCCCGGTGGCTCGGCCTTGGCCGTCGACCGCAACCTCTATGCCCAGGCAGTGACCGCGGCGGTCGACGCCGAGCCCCTCATCGACGTCGTCCGGCGTGAGTTCACCCCCAGCGACGCCGAAGACGCCCTGGGGCGGGGCGAAAAGATCGTCCTCGCGACCGGCCCACTGACCACAGGGGAACTCGGAGGATGGCTGGCCGCCCAGACGGGCCAAGAGCACCTCTACTTCTACGACGCCGTCGCCCCGACCGTCGACGCCTCGACCCTCGACCGAGACGTCGTCTTCGCCCAAAGCCGCTACGACAAAGGCGAAGGGGACGATTACCTCAACTGCCCGTTTGACAAGGAGCAGTACGAAGCCTTTGTCGACGCCTTGCTCGCCGCCGAACAGGTTCCCCTCAAGGACTTTGAGAAGCCCGTGTTCTTTGAGGGATGCAAGCCGATCGAAGAGATCGCCCGCAAGGGCAAGGACTCGCTCCGTTTCGGCAACTTCAAGCCGGTTGGCTTACGTGACCCAAGGACGGGCCGCCGTCCGTGGGCCGTCCTCCAACTCCGGCCCGAGAACCGCGAGAAGACCCTCTACTCTATGGTCGCATGCCAGACGCGGCTCAAGTGGGGGCCCCAGCAGCAGGTCCTCCGGATGGTGCCCGGCCTCGAACAGGCCGAGTTCGTCCGACTCGGTGTCGTCCACCGGAACACCTACGTGAACGCACCCGCCGCGCTCACCTCAACCCTCGAACTCGTCGCCCGGCCCGGCGTCTTCCTCGCTGGGCAAATCACCGGCGTCGAGGGGTATGTCGAGAGCGCCGCCACCGGCATCTATGTCGGCCTGGCACTAGCCAAGGTCTTGTCCGGTGAGAGGCCCGTCCAGCCTCCCCGGCACTGCGCCTATGGATCGCTGGTCAGCCATCTGCAGGACACCACCGAACGGGATTTTGCCCCGATGAACATCAACTGGGGACTCTTCCCCGACCCTCCGGAAGACCCCCGGCACAAGAGCGACCGACGGCGGTTGAAGCTCGAGGCGGCCCGCGCCGCCTTCGCGTCGTGGGTCGGGCATGCTTGA
- the leuB gene encoding 3-isopropylmalate dehydrogenase, whose product MSLNVAVLPGDGIGPEVIDEAIKVLEATGRQFNFEYALLGGAAYDATGRPLPAETLDLCRKSDAVLMGAVGGPKWDKLEPIELRPEVGALLPLRSELNLFANLRPAKTMRALMHASPLKEGRNLVDLMVVRELTGGIYFGKPRERRDGGETAVDTCTYSKAEVRRITRRAFEVARQRQSLLVSVDKANVLETSRLWREVVDEVAAGYPDVSHSHMLVDNCAMQLVRDPGQFDVILTENMFGDILSDEASMITGSLGLLPSASLSEPKGSDAVFGLYEPVHGSAPDIAGQGRANPIAAVLSAAMMLRYSFNDGEAADRIEAAVEDTLSAGLRTADIFESGTRLVSTKELGDAVASRVE is encoded by the coding sequence ATGTCCCTGAATGTCGCCGTCCTTCCTGGTGACGGCATTGGCCCCGAGGTCATCGACGAGGCCATCAAGGTCCTTGAGGCGACGGGTCGCCAGTTCAACTTTGAGTACGCCCTGCTGGGCGGCGCCGCCTACGACGCCACCGGCCGCCCCTTGCCAGCCGAGACCTTGGACCTGTGCCGGAAGTCCGACGCTGTGCTCATGGGTGCGGTCGGCGGCCCGAAGTGGGACAAGCTTGAGCCCATCGAACTCCGGCCCGAAGTCGGCGCCCTGCTTCCCCTTCGGAGTGAGCTTAACTTGTTCGCCAACCTGCGCCCGGCCAAGACCATGCGGGCCCTCATGCACGCCAGCCCGCTCAAAGAGGGCCGCAACCTTGTCGACCTGATGGTGGTCCGCGAGTTGACCGGCGGCATCTATTTCGGCAAGCCGCGCGAACGAAGGGACGGCGGAGAAACCGCCGTCGACACCTGCACCTACTCGAAAGCGGAAGTCCGACGGATCACCCGGCGCGCCTTCGAAGTCGCCCGTCAGCGGCAGAGCCTGCTCGTCAGCGTCGACAAGGCCAACGTGCTGGAAACGAGCCGCCTCTGGCGGGAAGTCGTCGACGAGGTGGCGGCCGGTTATCCCGACGTCAGCCACAGCCATATGCTCGTCGACAACTGCGCCATGCAGTTGGTCCGCGACCCCGGCCAATTCGACGTGATCCTCACTGAGAATATGTTCGGTGACATCCTGAGCGACGAGGCCTCCATGATCACCGGGTCCCTGGGTCTGCTCCCCAGCGCCTCGCTGAGCGAGCCAAAGGGGTCAGACGCCGTCTTCGGCCTCTACGAGCCCGTCCATGGTTCGGCGCCCGACATCGCCGGACAGGGCCGGGCCAATCCCATCGCAGCGGTCCTCAGTGCGGCGATGATGCTGCGCTACTCGTTCAACGACGGTGAAGCCGCCGACCGGATCGAAGCCGCCGTCGAGGACACTCTCAGTGCCGGCCTCCGCACCGCTGACATCTTCGAGTCGGGGACAAGGCTGGTCAGCACCAAGGAACTGGGCGACGCCGTCGCCTCACGGGTCGAATGA
- the era gene encoding GTPase Era: protein MAHRSGIVAVVGRPNVGKSTLTNQLVGHKVSIVSDKPQTTRKRVLGIVSTDDYQMVLVDTPGLHKAHDKLGHALNESARQSVSEPDAVLVMVDVSRMPGKDDQDVFRMLRQEGWLGEKRGRVVVALNKMDRMTPDRVETNYRAYTRELGEESVVMTSLTKRQNIDLLLGLLLDRLPEGPPLYPEDEYTDQPLRDLVGELVREKVLLKTREEVPHAVAVTVDLWEDDGTRVEIMVSIIVEREGQKAIIIGKGGQMLKEIGSEARKEIEELLGQKVYLETHVKVRPDWRTSPRLLQELGLLS, encoded by the coding sequence ATGGCCCACCGCTCAGGCATCGTGGCCGTCGTGGGTCGGCCCAACGTCGGCAAGAGCACCCTGACCAACCAACTGGTCGGCCACAAGGTGTCCATCGTCAGCGACAAGCCCCAGACGACCCGCAAGCGGGTCTTGGGGATCGTCAGCACCGACGACTACCAGATGGTCCTCGTCGACACCCCCGGCCTCCACAAGGCGCATGACAAGCTCGGCCACGCGCTGAACGAGTCGGCCCGCCAATCAGTCAGCGAACCGGACGCCGTGCTCGTCATGGTGGATGTCTCGCGGATGCCGGGCAAGGACGACCAAGACGTCTTCCGTATGCTCCGCCAAGAGGGCTGGCTGGGCGAAAAGCGCGGGCGCGTCGTCGTCGCCCTGAACAAAATGGACCGCATGACGCCCGACCGAGTCGAGACGAACTACCGGGCCTACACCAGGGAACTCGGCGAAGAGTCGGTGGTGATGACCTCGCTCACGAAGCGGCAGAACATCGACCTTCTCCTCGGCCTGCTCCTCGATCGCTTGCCCGAGGGCCCCCCGCTGTACCCTGAGGACGAGTACACCGACCAGCCGCTCCGCGACCTCGTCGGAGAACTCGTCCGTGAGAAGGTCTTGCTGAAGACGCGCGAAGAGGTCCCCCATGCCGTGGCGGTCACGGTCGACCTTTGGGAGGACGACGGCACCCGCGTCGAGATCATGGTCAGCATCATCGTCGAACGCGAAGGGCAAAAAGCCATCATCATCGGCAAGGGCGGCCAGATGCTCAAAGAGATCGGGAGCGAGGCCCGCAAAGAGATCGAGGAGCTCCTTGGCCAAAAGGTCTACCTGGAGACCCACGTCAAGGTCCGTCCCGATTGGCGGACGAGCCCCCGACTGCTCCAAGAATTGGGTCTCCTCTCGTAG
- a CDS encoding flagellar hook-length control protein FliK, producing the protein MEPIPITLAWPGGGVPVQATGATTPAMGEKVAAGFASELNDLVALLDSAGEKEATPDGQNATATQLDLIAALVPQCLPLQPVTSSPTAAVTAPVPTVSAPSAAPCQPSLVARAQLAVVGDIAQVVDPGAFARTSFQIPGPTVESSQARVPGPASIQSSTDLSVKHEAVKQDIPVANAAPKAVPPAGLPLDAMAGTPATVASAVTPAPNGPLPDTSAPSASVTLPDTAVPVAVSREANPVAQPTPRAQGLSTADKTSAQAEQTISIGDVKADPPATAAVPKVVDSATPVAQTMAPRPEQPTKQVAGSPSSVTEGSKTPTPDVTSAATRPLTPQATLTAMSSEVVAGTLTAKSPTTVVATPTKGPVEDGGPTSMESGAEKVKVTAGPESTVKVAVSGKADFAKDLLEDDKQKPTKRPVSPVPEPAPAPLGVQDVKDKVQVFRHVREAVADTVRDLVDARRPGQMVLKLQPDDLGTVTVTVKTLGPRVDADVTASDPGLRHALAQHRHDLVAAVERRGLQMGEFTVGHEQAGWDASQNAGHRQQQGQPMRNDFEQAARLASPAHNPTVAVAAYVATTPDSVDYVV; encoded by the coding sequence ATGGAACCGATCCCCATCACCCTGGCATGGCCAGGCGGAGGGGTACCGGTCCAGGCGACCGGCGCGACGACGCCGGCGATGGGCGAGAAAGTCGCGGCGGGCTTTGCAAGCGAGCTCAACGACTTGGTCGCCCTCCTGGACTCGGCGGGTGAGAAGGAAGCGACGCCGGACGGGCAGAACGCCACGGCGACACAGCTGGACCTGATCGCCGCGCTGGTGCCGCAATGCCTGCCCCTGCAACCAGTCACGTCCAGTCCGACGGCGGCCGTCACGGCACCCGTCCCCACTGTGTCGGCACCATCGGCCGCTCCTTGCCAGCCGAGCCTTGTCGCCAGGGCCCAACTGGCCGTCGTCGGTGACATTGCCCAAGTCGTCGACCCCGGGGCGTTCGCGCGGACGAGCTTCCAGATACCGGGCCCGACAGTTGAAAGTAGCCAGGCGCGCGTCCCAGGGCCAGCATCGATCCAGTCATCGACGGACCTTTCGGTGAAGCATGAAGCGGTGAAGCAGGACATCCCGGTTGCCAACGCCGCTCCCAAGGCCGTGCCTCCGGCGGGGCTTCCTCTCGATGCCATGGCCGGCACGCCCGCGACTGTCGCCTCGGCCGTGACACCGGCCCCCAACGGGCCGTTGCCCGACACTTCGGCCCCATCGGCCTCAGTCACCTTGCCTGACACCGCAGTGCCAGTCGCCGTGTCGAGAGAGGCCAATCCCGTCGCCCAACCGACGCCACGTGCCCAAGGACTCTCGACTGCCGACAAGACATCTGCCCAGGCGGAGCAGACAATATCCATTGGCGATGTGAAGGCCGACCCTCCCGCGACGGCGGCAGTTCCGAAAGTTGTCGACTCTGCCACGCCGGTGGCCCAGACCATGGCGCCGAGACCAGAACAGCCGACGAAGCAGGTGGCAGGGAGTCCGTCTTCGGTGACCGAGGGTTCGAAAACGCCGACACCCGATGTGACCTCCGCCGCCACGCGGCCACTGACTCCTCAAGCCACATTGACCGCAATGTCCAGCGAGGTGGTGGCGGGCACGTTGACGGCCAAGAGCCCGACGACGGTCGTCGCGACGCCGACTAAGGGGCCGGTCGAAGACGGCGGCCCCACCTCGATGGAGAGTGGTGCGGAGAAGGTGAAGGTGACGGCTGGGCCAGAGTCCACGGTCAAGGTGGCTGTGTCCGGCAAAGCCGACTTTGCCAAAGACTTGCTCGAAGACGACAAGCAGAAGCCGACGAAGAGACCGGTGTCCCCGGTCCCGGAACCGGCTCCCGCGCCCTTGGGCGTCCAGGACGTCAAGGACAAAGTCCAGGTGTTCCGGCACGTCCGAGAGGCTGTGGCCGACACCGTCCGGGACCTGGTGGACGCCCGCCGCCCCGGACAGATGGTCCTCAAGCTCCAGCCCGACGACCTAGGAACCGTGACGGTGACGGTCAAGACGCTCGGCCCTCGGGTCGACGCAGACGTGACGGCCAGTGACCCCGGCCTGCGCCACGCCCTGGCCCAGCACCGGCACGACTTGGTCGCCGCGGTCGAACGCCGTGGCCTCCAGATGGGTGAGTTCACCGTCGGCCACGAGCAGGCCGGCTGGGACGCCTCTCAGAACGCAGGCCACCGCCAACAACAGGGCCAGCCCATGCGCAACGACTTTGAACAAGCCGCCCGGCTCGCGAGCCCGGCACACAACCCGACGGTGGCCGTCGCCGCCTATGTGGCTACGACCCCCGACAGCGTCGATTACGTGGTGTGA
- a CDS encoding flagellar hook protein FlgE — translation MLQAMLAGVASIKAQQTRMNVIGNNLANVNTTAYKGARVTFQDMLAQTIRGAARPTTSLGGTNAIQFGLGVLVAGTDVNNEQGSLNATNRPTDFAIQGNGYFPVSNGDAISYTRDGSFNLDAAGDLVHTATGERLLGWTADPATGLIDTNQPIGTTSSLRVPVGARTAVQQTTSVDWTGNLDSRAFLTAGGQTTQSLVRVYDSLGQQHDLTLSISSDTGTTNRWNWTVTGTNGDTISTGTGSMTFDPANGQLLTGNPGSITVNPPATSGTPSFPISLDFSTISQLATEMQVQASNQNGFAPGSLSSFSVGSDGVITGLYTNGLTRPLGQIALAIFPNPNGLERQGNNLWRNTDNSGVPVVGPPRTGGRGQINSGFLEQSNVDISNEFTDLIVTQRGFQANTKVVTTVDEMLQDLINMKR, via the coding sequence ATGCTTCAAGCCATGCTCGCTGGCGTCGCCAGCATCAAAGCGCAGCAGACGCGCATGAACGTCATCGGCAACAACCTGGCGAACGTGAACACGACGGCGTATAAGGGTGCCCGTGTCACGTTCCAGGACATGCTGGCCCAGACCATCCGCGGCGCCGCGCGGCCGACCACCTCGTTGGGCGGTACAAACGCCATCCAGTTCGGTTTGGGCGTCTTGGTCGCCGGCACCGACGTCAACAACGAGCAAGGTTCGTTGAACGCCACGAACCGGCCCACCGACTTTGCCATCCAGGGCAACGGGTATTTCCCGGTGTCCAACGGCGACGCGATCAGCTACACCCGCGACGGATCGTTTAACCTCGACGCCGCCGGCGACCTTGTCCACACCGCCACCGGCGAGCGCCTGCTCGGTTGGACCGCTGACCCGGCCACCGGTCTCATCGACACCAACCAACCGATCGGCACGACGTCCTCGCTCCGCGTCCCGGTCGGCGCCCGGACGGCCGTGCAACAGACGACCAGCGTCGACTGGACTGGCAACCTGGACAGCCGGGCGTTCCTCACCGCCGGCGGCCAGACGACCCAAAGCCTTGTCCGAGTCTACGACTCCTTGGGCCAGCAGCATGACCTCACTTTGTCGATCAGCTCTGACACAGGGACGACCAACCGCTGGAACTGGACGGTCACCGGCACCAACGGCGACACGATCTCGACGGGGACAGGATCGATGACGTTCGACCCGGCCAACGGTCAGCTTCTTACGGGAAACCCGGGCAGCATCACCGTCAACCCGCCGGCCACGTCGGGCACTCCGTCGTTCCCGATCTCCCTGGACTTCAGCACGATCAGCCAGCTCGCCACCGAGATGCAGGTGCAGGCAAGTAACCAGAACGGTTTCGCCCCCGGATCACTGTCATCGTTCTCGGTCGGCAGCGACGGGGTCATCACCGGCCTCTACACCAACGGCCTGACGCGACCGCTCGGTCAGATCGCTCTCGCGATCTTCCCGAACCCGAACGGCCTGGAGCGTCAGGGCAACAACCTTTGGCGGAACACCGACAACTCGGGTGTCCCCGTGGTCGGCCCGCCGAGGACCGGCGGCCGGGGACAGATCAACTCGGGGTTCCTGGAGCAGTCCAACGTCGACATCTCGAACGAGTTCACTGACCTGATCGTGACCCAGCGCGGGTTCCAGGCGAACACCAAGGTCGTCACGACGGTCGACGAGATGCTCCAAGACCTCATCAATATGAAGCGGTAA
- a CDS encoding PEP-CTERM sorting domain-containing protein has product MNLRKTALAAVLTLSLSAVSAMSLAVATFYGTASSKVELISGNPLVNFLAVSNTLYVGGNAVVPGTNLAVAGYVNSSGLAGSVPTLVASSSANGFADAGGTGYADATGQSMAYASFAVINNSAAKIDYTLHFTGQATAGGTADTGFDLFYIDSAFVLNKNSVPQWTGSWVWSQPGPGVQDLDTGLVEFDINGSLFAGQTATWSIQTTVNGYAQSNPVPEPSSMALLALGGAAAVRRFRRK; this is encoded by the coding sequence ATGAACTTACGAAAAACGGCCTTGGCCGCTGTCCTTACTTTGAGCCTCTCCGCTGTGTCGGCCATGTCGTTGGCAGTCGCCACGTTCTATGGCACGGCTTCGTCGAAGGTCGAGCTCATTAGTGGAAACCCGCTTGTCAACTTCTTGGCGGTCAGCAACACGCTCTACGTCGGCGGCAACGCGGTGGTCCCCGGCACCAACCTCGCGGTCGCTGGTTACGTCAACTCGTCCGGTTTGGCCGGTAGCGTCCCGACCTTGGTCGCCAGCAGTTCGGCCAACGGGTTTGCTGACGCAGGCGGGACGGGATATGCCGACGCCACCGGTCAGTCGATGGCGTACGCGTCGTTTGCCGTCATCAACAATTCGGCCGCAAAGATCGACTACACGCTGCACTTCACCGGTCAAGCGACCGCGGGCGGCACCGCTGACACCGGGTTCGACCTGTTCTACATCGACTCAGCCTTTGTCCTGAACAAGAACTCCGTTCCCCAGTGGACCGGCTCTTGGGTTTGGAGCCAACCGGGCCCCGGAGTCCAAGACCTCGACACCGGTTTGGTCGAGTTCGACATCAACGGCTCGCTGTTCGCCGGACAGACCGCGACGTGGAGCATCCAGACCACGGTGAACGGATACGCGCAGAGCAACCCGGTCCCCGAACCGTCCTCGATGGCCCTGCTGGCCCTCGGTGGCGCCGCGGCGGTCCGCCGCTTCCGCCGAAAGTAA
- a CDS encoding RidA family protein, whose amino-acid sequence MTRDVVSTDDAPAAIGPYSQAVRAGDFLFCSGQIPLRPDGTLETGDIRLQTEQVMRNIHGVLAAAGLDFTKVVKTTIYLSSMDHFAAVNEVYGSRFPSAPPARSTVAVAGLPKGVDVEIEVLAALS is encoded by the coding sequence GTGACGCGCGACGTGGTTTCCACTGATGACGCGCCGGCGGCGATCGGCCCCTATTCCCAGGCCGTGCGGGCGGGCGACTTTCTCTTTTGTAGCGGTCAGATTCCTCTCCGGCCCGACGGCACTCTGGAGACCGGTGACATCCGACTCCAGACCGAGCAGGTCATGCGCAACATCCACGGCGTGCTCGCGGCCGCGGGTCTGGACTTCACCAAAGTGGTGAAGACGACGATCTACCTGAGCTCGATGGACCACTTCGCCGCGGTTAACGAAGTCTATGGCTCTCGGTTTCCTTCGGCCCCACCGGCCCGGAGCACCGTCGCGGTGGCCGGTCTTCCCAAAGGGGTCGACGTCGAGATCGAAGTCCTCGCCGCTCTTTCTTGA
- a CDS encoding ATP-binding cassette domain-containing protein → MVDVAGLSVSFDGKPVLRGLDLKVEAGEILVVMGSSGGGKTTLLRSVAGLVRPDKGEITVDGVSVLRDPDKAREKMGLVFQYAALFDYLDVSENILFGLRRRKRLSAAAAKEAVAEQLTQVGLEGAERMMPSELSGGMRKRVGLARALCMEPKVVLYDEPTSGLDPVTAFSIDQLIVDTRDRLGVTSVVVSHDVTSVLRVADRIAFLSAGEWAFVGTPSEFKSVKDGVVAELVAKSRAESLGIESFEARP, encoded by the coding sequence ATGGTCGACGTCGCCGGCCTCAGCGTATCTTTTGACGGCAAGCCTGTTCTGCGTGGGCTTGACCTGAAGGTCGAAGCCGGCGAAATCCTTGTCGTCATGGGGAGCTCCGGGGGAGGGAAGACGACCCTGTTGCGCAGTGTCGCCGGACTTGTCCGCCCCGACAAGGGCGAGATCACGGTGGACGGCGTCAGCGTCCTGCGCGACCCGGACAAAGCACGGGAAAAGATGGGGCTGGTCTTTCAGTACGCGGCCCTGTTCGACTACCTGGACGTGTCCGAAAACATCCTCTTCGGCCTGCGCCGTCGCAAGCGGCTTTCTGCCGCGGCGGCCAAGGAAGCGGTCGCCGAACAACTGACCCAGGTGGGCCTGGAAGGGGCAGAGCGGATGATGCCGAGCGAACTCAGCGGCGGGATGCGCAAGCGGGTGGGACTTGCCCGGGCCCTCTGCATGGAGCCAAAGGTCGTCTTGTACGACGAGCCGACCAGCGGCTTGGACCCGGTGACCGCGTTCTCGATCGACCAATTGATCGTCGACACCCGCGACCGGCTTGGGGTGACCAGTGTCGTCGTCAGCCATGACGTGACCTCGGTCCTGCGCGTGGCGGACCGGATCGCGTTCCTTTCCGCGGGAGAGTGGGCCTTTGTCGGCACGCCGTCGGAGTTCAAGTCGGTGAAGGACGGCGTCGTGGCGGAGCTTGTGGCCAAGTCAAGGGCGGAATCCCTTGGGATCGAGAGTTTTGAGGCGCGGCCCTAA
- a CDS encoding GNAT family N-acetyltransferase, which produces MLIRPYRPQDAAGVVNTIKTVFEEYGFGWYPESYCQDVYNIDRAYPAPDNWFWVVEDPTGEVVGCAGLALHERLPGEPGEAVEVDGDQRVAGSDCELVRLYVLPQARGHALGRRLTKTAMAQAHEAGRTHIELWSDKKLTHAHAMYEALGAVRVGDRICPGDPDQAREWGYVLPV; this is translated from the coding sequence ATGCTCATCCGCCCCTATCGACCCCAAGACGCCGCCGGAGTCGTCAACACGATCAAGACGGTGTTCGAAGAGTACGGGTTTGGGTGGTACCCGGAGAGCTATTGCCAAGACGTCTACAACATCGACCGGGCGTATCCGGCCCCCGACAACTGGTTCTGGGTCGTCGAGGATCCCACCGGCGAGGTCGTCGGATGTGCGGGACTTGCCCTCCACGAACGGCTCCCGGGTGAACCTGGTGAGGCCGTCGAGGTGGACGGCGACCAACGGGTCGCCGGTTCGGACTGTGAACTGGTCCGGCTCTACGTCCTCCCCCAGGCGCGGGGGCATGCCCTGGGCCGACGCCTGACCAAGACGGCCATGGCCCAGGCCCATGAGGCCGGCCGCACCCATATCGAGCTCTGGAGCGACAAGAAGCTCACCCACGCCCACGCCATGTACGAGGCCCTGGGCGCGGTCCGCGTTGGAGACCGGATCTGCCCGGGCGACCCTGACCAGGCGCGCGAATGGGGCTACGTCCTGCCCGTCTGA